Genomic window (Leptotrichia sp. oral taxon 212):
TAAAAAAAGCAAATATACTTATAATTATCATAGTAATATTCAGCTTTATACTGGTAATGGTAATAAACAGACTAATAGAAAAGGAGGGTAAAAAGCAAGGTGAATAAGCTTACACATTTTGATGATGATGGAAAAGCAGTAATGGTAGATATTACTGAAAAAAATGTTACGGAAAGAACAGCTGTTGCTACAGGTGAAATTGTAATGAATAAGGAAACACTTGAAGCAGTAAAAAAGGGAAATATAAAAAAAGGAGATGTTTTGGGAACAGCAAGAATAGCAGCTATAATGGCAGCTAAGCAGACACAGTCCCTTATTCCCATGTGTCATAACATTCTGCTTACAAATGCTAAAATAGAATTTTCATTTGATGATGATGGAAATAAGATTTTCATAAAATCCACTGTAAAAACTACAGGAAAAACAGGAGTTGAAATGGAAGCACTTACAATGGTTGCAATAGCCGGTCTTACTATTTATGATATGTGTAAAAGTATGGATAAGTTTATGGTTATAGGAGAGATCACACTAGTAGAGAAACATGGCGGAAAAAGTGGAGATTGGGTTAAAGATGAGAAATAAATATAATGAATATTTTATTTAATATATATCTATAAGCAAAAGAATATAATTACATAAGCTTGTAAATTAGAAAAAGAAGAAGTAAAAGATACAGGAGGAAAAATGAAAAAAATTATTATCTCACTAACATTATTACTTTTTATTTTTAGTTGCAGTGGACAGAAAGAAACTGTAAAAAAAGAGCCTGTGACACTTACGATAAGTGCCGCCGCAAGTTTAAAGAAATCAATGGATAAAATTGTGGAAAATTATAAGAAAGAACATCCTGATGTAACTATAAATGTAAACTATGGTGGTTCAGGAGCTCTAGAAAAACAGATTATAGGTGGGGCTGCAGCTGACATCTTTATTTCAGCCGCTAAAAAAAATATGGATAATCTGGAAAAGGAAAATCTTATAATTAAGGAAACAAGAAAAGATCTGTTAAAAAATACATTAGTTCTGATAGCACCTAATACTCAGAAAGATACATTAAAATCTTCAAAGGAATTAAAAAATACAGGAAAGATAGCTTTAGGTGAAGAAAAAACTGTTCCTGCAGGAAAATATGGAAAACAGACACTGGAAAAATTGAACTTATGGAATAATATTCAAAATAAAATAGTTTATCAGAAAGATGTAACAGCTGTTCTAAATATAGTGGAACTTGGGGAAGTGGATGCCGGAATAGTTTATCTTACTGATGCAAAAAAGCTTAAAAACGGATTTATTGTCGAAGAATTTTCTCAGGATTTACATGAACCTATAGTTTATCCTGCAGCTGTTATCTCTTCTACAAAAAATAAAGAGCAGGCTGAACAGTTCCTTAAATATCTGGAAGATTCTGCATCAAAGAAAATATTTGAAGATGCCGGATTCAAATTTTAGATAATAGAATTGTAAGATTATGATGGATAAAATAGAATATTGAAAATAAAAAGCCATTTTATGGTATAATGTTCTTAAAAAAATGTATTTAAGGAGTTAATTATAAAATGGCATATTTAGATTGTGTAAGCTGATTCGAATAAAAGAATATTTTTAAAAGGCAGGAAATAAAATGATATATCGAGATATAGTACTTATAAGAAGTGGAGGGGATATTTCTTCGGGAATAATTGAGAGACTTTATAAATGTGGATTTAAAGTTGTAGTTCTTGAAACTGGTAATCCAAGCTCAATAAGAAGAGAAGTTTCTTTTGGTGAAGCAGTTTACAGAAAAAAAATGACTATCAATGGACTTACTTCTGTTTTGGCAGATGATATTGAAGAAATGGAAAAAATTCTTGAAAATGATGAAATTCCTGTACTCATAGATGGAGAAGGGAAATATATCAGTATATTAAAGCCTTCTATTCTTATTGATGCCATTCTTGCAAAAAAAAATCTTGGAACACATATAAATATGGCTCCGATTACAATCGGCATAGGTCCTGGATTTTTTGCGGGAAAAGATGTTCATGCAGTTATTGAAACTAAGAGAGGGCACCATCTCGGAGAAGTCATATATAGTGGTGAAGCTATTAAAAATTCTGGAATACCGGGAAATATAGGAGGTTTTACTAAAGAGAGAGTAATACACAGTGAATGGGAAGGAAACATCAGGAACATTAGTAAAATTGGAGATACAGTAAGGAAAGGGGAAACAATAGCCTTAATTAATGGAAATAAAGTTCTGGCTACCATAGATGGTATCCTTAGAGGAATAATAAGAGATGGATATTTTGTTACAAAAGGATTTAAAATAGCTGATATTGATCCAAGAATGGATGAATATGAAAACTGTTTCACAATTTCTGATAAGGCCAGAAGTGTAGGTGGCGGTGCTCTTGAAGCTATACTCACATTAAAAAATCAAATACCGGGAGGCCTTACATGGATGAAATAATATTAAAAAGAATAATAGAATCTTTAAACAAGGAAGAAAAAGTTGCACTAGTTACTATTACAGAGATTAAAGGATCTACTCCAAGAGATGAAGGTTCCTTGATGCTGGTCTGGGAAGATGGCAAATCTTTTGGATCTATTGGTGGTGGTAAAATAGAATATACTGTAATTCAGGAATCTGTTGAAGCTCTTAAAGCTAATAAAAATAGAAATTTTAATCACAGCTTGACTCCGCAGGGAGACTTAAAAATGGAGTGCGGAGGAGAAGCAAGTGGATTTATAAGAGTATTTGTTCCAGGAAAAAAACTTATTATTGCTGGTGGAGGTCATGTAGGTGAAAAAGTTCTGGAACTGGCAACCTTTCTTGGATTTAAATGTACTATTATAGATGACCGTGAAGAATACGCTACAAAAGAAAGTCTTCAAAAAGCTTCTGATATAATAATAACTCCATATAATGAAGCCTTTCAGAAGATTACAATTACTAAAGATACCTATATTGTCATAGCAACAAAAGGACATGCCGGAGATCTTGATTTTGTAAAAGAAGCCCTTAAAACAGAAGCAAAATATATCGGACTTATAGGAAGTAAGGTAAAACATGTTTTTATCAGAAATTCTCTTATTCAAGATGGATTTTCTGAAGAAGAAATTAATAGAATATATGGTCCGGTAGGATTAAATATATCTAACCAGCTTCCTGAAGAAATTGCCGTAAGTATAATGAGTGAGATACTTCTCATTAAGAATAACGGTACATTGGAACATAGAAAAGATATTTAAATAGAATATGAATTTTTTAAAATTTGTTTAAATAAAAAATATTTGGATTTATTTCATCAGTTAATGTTATAAAATAAAATTTATAATTATTTTAATATATAAAGAGTTATAATAAAAAATGTAAAGAATGGAGAGAAATATGTTTAAAATTGTGGAAAAGAAAACGCTGGCTCCAGCTATATACATGATGAGAGTTTATGCACCAAGAGTGGCTGAATCCTCCAATCCTGGACAATTTGTCATTGTAATGGCTGATAAGACAGGAGAGAGAGTACCTTTAACAATAGCTGATTATGACAAGGAGCAAGGAACAGTAACAGTAGTAATTCAGGCAATAGGAACTTCTACAAAAGAAATGTGTGACTTTGAAGAAGGAGATGAGTTTCTGGATTTTGTAGGACCTTTGGGAAAACCTTCAGAATTGATATATGAAACAGATGATGAACTTAAAAGGAAAAAGATATTATTTATAGCTGGAGGGCTGGGGGCAGCTCCTGTATATCCACAGGTAAAATATCTTCATTCAAGAGGGATAGATGTAGATGTCATAATAGGAGCCAGAACAAAAGAAGCTGTAATATACGAAGAGGACATGAGAAAAATTGCAAAAAATGTATACATTGTAACAGATGATGGAAGTTATGGAAAAAAAGGACTTGTAACAGATGAAATTGAACGACTTATGGGAGAAGGAAAAGAATATGATTTAGCAGTAGCTATAGGTCCTATGATAATGATGAAATTTACTGCACTTCAGACTCAAAAGTATAATATAAAAACTGTAGTGAGTCTAAATCCTATAATGGTAGACGGAACAGGTATGTGTGGTGCCTGCAGACTGACTGTCAATGGAAATGTAAAATTTGCCTGTGTAGACGGTCCGGAATTTTATGCTGATGAAATTAATTTTGATGAGGCTTTAAGAAGACAGGAAATGTACAAATCAACAGAAAAAAAAGGAAAAGAAATCAGCACATCGGATAATCCTCATGGTGCATGTAAAATGGATGAAGAGAAATTAGAAATGCTGGAATCCGAACCTAGTTATTATTGTAACGGAGGAACAGATGACCATGAGAATGAAAAGAAGCAGGAGACACCTTCATTTAATAAGAAAAAAAAGGTAGAAGATATTGTTCAGCCTGCTGAAGAAAGAATAAATAATTTTGAAGAAGTAAGTAAAGGATATACTGCTGAAATGGCCATGCTTGAAGCTACAAGATGTCTGAACTGTAAAAAGCCACTTTGTGTGCCAAGCTGTCCTGTAAATGTTCATATACCTCAATTTATAACAGAAGTGAAATCAGGTAATTTTGAAAAGGCTGCAGAAATAATAAAAGAAACAAATGCCCTTCCTGCTGTATGTGGAAGAGTTTGTCCTCAGGAAAGTCAGTGTGAAGGAAGCTGTATAGTAGGATTTAAAAATGAACCTGTTGCTATTGGAAGGCTTGAAAGATTTGTTGCCGACTACGTAAGAAAGAAAGGAATCAAGATACCGGTACTTATAGAGAAAAATCATAAAAAAGTGGCCATAGTGGGAAGCGGTCCTTCAGGAATAGCATGTGCAGGTGATCTGGCTAAAAAGGGTTATGACGTTACAATATTTGAAGCATTGCATGAGCCGGGAGGAGTTCTTGTTTATGGAATTCCTGAATTCAGATTGCCAAAAAAGGAAGTAGTAGAACCTGAAATTCAGGAGATAAAAGACTTAGGAGTAAAAATAGAAACAGATGTAGTAATAGGTAAGACTATTATGATTGATGATTTATTAGATAAAGAAAATTACGAAGCTGTATATATTGCATCAGGTGCAGGACTTCCTAATTTTATGCATATAAAAGGAGAAAATTCCAATGGAGTATTTTCAGCCAATGAATTATTAACGAGAAGTAATCTGATGAAAGCTTTTGATGAAAATTATAAGACTCCGATAAAGCTTGGTAAGAAAGTTGTAGTAGTAGGAGCAGGAAATGTGGCAATGGATGCGGCAAGAACAGCAAGAAGACTAGGATCAGAAGTATATGTAGTATATAGAAGATCTGAAGAAGAAGCACCGGCGAGACTGGAAGAATTGGAACATGCAAAGGAAGAAGGAATTAATTTCATGTTTCTTACAAATCCAATTGAAATTATTCCTGATGAAAATGGCTGGGTAAAGGCAATGAAATGTATAAAGATGGAATTAGGGGAGCCTGATGCAAGTGGAAGAAGAAGACCTGTCGCTATAGAAGGATCAGAATTTGACCTTGAAGTTGAAACGGTAATAATGTCTATAGGAACTTCACCTAATCCGCTAATATCACAAACTACATCAGGACTTGAACTTAATAAATGGAAATGTATAGTTGCTGATGAAGAAACTGGTCAGACGACAAGAGACAGGGTATTTGCAGGTGGAGATGCAGTAACAGGAGCAGCTACAGTTATACTGGCCATGGGAGCTGGAAAGAAAGCGGCAAAGGCTATTGATGAGATGATAAAATCGAAAAATTAATAATCAGTGACATAGTTGCAGTAATTAAGGATTTAATTACAGGATAAGTACATAGATACTTTGCTTAAAAAAGACTGTAAAATGCGATTATGATAAATTCTTATTTTTAAGAGAAAGAAAAATTTAATAAGTGGAAATGAGAGCATGAGGTTAATGAAAAGCCTTCATGCTCTTTTAAATTCTATTTATTTTCTTTTTTATTGAAATAATTTCTTACAATTGGAGCAACTTTTTCTCCATATAGCTTTATTGATTTAATTACATCTTCATGTGGTATTGAGCCTATAGGAAGATGAAGCATGAATCTGTTCAGACCAAGATTTTCGATTACTTTAATAAGTTTGGCTGCAACATCTTCAGGAGAACCTACAAACATTGCACCATCAGGTCCTACAGAGTTCAAGTATCTTTCCTTGCTTAAACCTGCCCAGTGAGGTCTTTCTGTGGAAATTTGATCAACAAGCATTTTTGTAGGCCAGAAATATTTCTCAATAGCTTCTTCGGTAGTATCCCATACAAATCCCCATGAATGTGCTGCAACTTTTAGTTTTTTAGGATTGTGTCCCTTTTCAGTACCGACTTTTCTATAAAGATCTATCAGCTGTTTAAAAGCCAGTGGATTTCCTCCAATAATAGCATAAACAATAGGTAATCCTTTATTAGCAATTCTTAGAGTTGATTCTATATGTCCTCCTGTTGCAACCCATATTGGTAGATTCTTATTTAAAGGTCTTGGATAAACTCCTTTATTATCAACTTTCTGAGTAAATTTTCCACCTTTCCAGTTTAAAATTTCCTCTTTATCTATTTCAAGAATCATATCCAATTTTTCATTAAATAATTGCTCGTAGTCTTTCAGATTGTATCCAAATAATGGGAATGATTCTGTAAAGGATCCTCTTCCAAGCATGATTTCTGCACGTCCATTAGAAAGAGCATCAACTGTTGAAAAATTCTGATAAACTCTTATTGGATCATTGGAAGATATATTTGTTGTAGCACTTGATAATTTTATATGTTTAGTATTAACAGCTCCTGCCGCCAGTATAATTTCAGGTGCAGATACTGCAAAATCAGCTCTATGATGTTCTCCTACTGCATAAATATCTAATCCGACTTTATCAGCTATTTCTATTTCTTCAATCATATTTCTTATACGTTCGTCATGTGAAATTACCTTTTTGCTTCCTTCAATTAAAGTAGTTTCTCCAAATGAACTTATTCCTAATTCTATCATATTAATTCACTCCCTTTTTAAAATTTTATTTATTGTAAATTTTATCTGGACTATTTTTCCAGAAAATAGTCAAATTATTTTGAAAGTACTGATATCAGTTTCATATACAAACGAATAATATCATATTTTTTTATTATATACAAGTACGTACAAAAAAGTGCTATAATATACAAAAGTATAGAAATTAAAAAGAGAGGTGATGAATATGCATAAAATTGAAAAAATAGAACCGAATTTGTGTCATACAGATGCTGGACTTGATACAATTATAGGTAAATGGAAACTGACTATTTTACTTCATATTATGAAGAATGGTACAATGCGTTTTTCAGATTTGACACGTGCAATACCTGAAATAACACAGAAAATGCTGACTAAAAATCTCAGGGAACTGGAAGAGGATGATATAATAAGCAGATTTTCCTATCCAACAATTCCTCCAAAAGTAGAATATTCCTTAACTGAACATGGTAAGGAACTGGAACCTATTATTGATGCCCTTCATGAATGGGGAATTAGACATAAGGCACATATTATGGAGAAATGGCTGGAAAATAGTGAAATTTCAAAATAAAAACATAAATATATTTTGTTATATTAACTTTTAAATTCTATTTTTTCAATAATAATTTCTTATAACTGATATCAATTGCAAAAGCTCCTAAAGGAGCAGTTATAAGGATAGAAAGTACTGCAACTGTAAGAATTATATTTCCTGAAGGAAGTCCCATAGACAAAGGTATGGAGCCAATAGCTGCCTGAACAGTAGCTTTTGGACAATAGGCAATCATGCAAAATAATCGTTCCCTGTAAGAAAGTGATGTTCCGACAAGACATAGAAATACTCCTATCATACGGAAAATCAGAACAGTAATAATTAAAAGAATGGCAGGAATACTTGCAGATAATGCATATTTTATATTTACAGTAGCACCTACAAGCACAAAAAGCATAACTTCTGCGGCAATCCATAATTTAGAATATTTTACAGACAGCCTTTTAGATAGTATTGTATTTTTTGCCTGAATGCCTGTTCCTATGCTCATTATGGCAAGAAGGCCTGAAAATCCGATTATACCTGTTAGAGAATGTTCAAAAGTTACAAGAAGGAAAGAAATATTTAAAATAATAATTACTTTCAGACTGTCTCTTATGTGTATTTTTCTAAAAAGATAAATTAGTAAAATGGCACATAAAAATCCTATAAATATTCCAAAAAAAATGGAAGTAGGAATTTTTATAAGGTTAAGCATTGAAAATGTACCATTTGAAGCAAGTCCAATGAAAGAAGTAAACAAAACTATAACAAACACATCATCAACAGAAGCTCCTGCCATAATCAGCTGTGGAATACTCCTGTCTGTTCCATATCCTTCTTCCATGAGTTTCAGCATTTTAGGAACAACTACGGCAGGAGAAACAGCGGCAATAACAGTTCCAAGTATTGCAGAATCCAGAAGTCCAAGTCCTAAAAATTTTGGTGCAAAAATTATCATTCCCAGAATTTCAAAGGTTGCTGGAACAAAACACATTAAGACAGCAGGTCTTCCAACTTTTTTTAAATCATTTATATCAAGATTCAGACCGGCTCTTGTTAATATTATAATTAAAGCTATCTGTCGTAAATCTGCTGAGATTGATAAAATTTTCGGATCAAGAAGATTCAGGAGATAAGGTCCTAAAATTATCCCTGTAAGTAACATTCCTATTAATTGAGGCAATTTCAGACGGTTAAATATGCTTCCGAGTATAATGCCTGAAAGAAAAATAAGGGTAAGACTAAATAACATAAAAAAATCCTTTCTATTTGTCTGTTTTGACTGACAAATGAATATAATATAAAATTAAATAATATAAAATCATTTCTGTTTTTTAGATTAACATATGAAAGTCTCTTTTTCAAGAATAATTTTCATAAAAAAGAAGAAATATGATATAATATGAAAAAATAAAAATTTATAACTGGAAAAAGAAAAGTGGTATAAAATGCTTATAAAACTGGAAATAGATATAGAAAATATAAAAAAAACTTAAAAAAAATAAAAGAAATAAATCAGAATATAATATGTGTATTAAAAGATGATGCATATGGGCTGGGGATAGAAAGTATATTGCCTGTACTGATAAATAATGGATGTCTGTATTTTGCAACGGCATACATTGGAGAAGCTTTAAAAATTAAGAATATAGTAAAAAGAGAATTTCCTGACAAGATGGAAAAAATTTCTGTTATGGTATTAAATTATATTGAAGAAAATGAATTGAAAAAAGCTGTAAAAAATGATATCGAAATTACAATCTTTAATTTTGAACAGCTTGAAAGATATGCAGATATTCTAAAAAATGAAGGAAGAATGAAAGTACATATAAAGTTTAATACAGGAATGAATAGGCTTGGATTTGATGAAACTGAAACGGAAAAACTGATGGAAAAAATAAAATTTGCTTCGAATATTGATATAATGTCAGTTTATTCTCATATTTCCGATGTTGGTAATGAAGAAGAAACAGAAAAACAGATAGCTAAATATGACAGGATTGTATCGATTTTTGATAGCAACAGCATAAAATACAGATTTAGGCATATTCAGGCGAGTCCGTTGCTTTTCAAATACAGGAAAAAATATAATTATGACTTTGCAAGAGTAGGTATGGCAATATATGGAATGGAACCGCTAAGTGAAAAAGTTGGGTTATATCCTGTACTGAAATTAAGTTCAAAGATAATAAACATAAGGAAATTGTCTAAAGGAGAAAAAGTTTCCTATGGAAGTCGAGGGAAATTGAAGGAAAATAATACAGTAGCGGTAATTCCTGTAGGTTATGCTCATGGACTGCAGAAACAGATTGAAAATAACGGAGCATATGTGCTGATTAATGGGAAAAAAGCAAAAATCCTGGGAGAAGTATGTATGGATATGATTATAGTTGACATAACAGATATTCCTGAAGTAAAAATAGGCAGCGAAGCTGTTATTACAGGAAAGCAGGGAAATGAAGAAATTACTCTCTTACAGATGGCTGAATGGGCTGGAACTATACAGGACGATATACTTACAAAATGGAATAAAGGAATAAAAAGAATACTGGTCTGATATGTGGAAAGTTATTAAAGGTATTATTTGTATGTGATATAACAGAAAATAATGTCGTTTCAAATAAAAAAATCATAAAAATTTTAAAATAAAGTGATATAATATTATAAAAAAATTGAAAATTAAAAACAGGAGAAAACAATAATGGATAAAGTTGTACTAATAATGGCAGGTGGGAGCGGAACAAGATTCTGGCCCTTGTCCACAAATGAGAGACCGAAACAGTTTCTGGATCTTGTCTCTGAAAAAACAATGATTAGGGAAACTGTAGACAGAGTTGTAAAATTGATACCCGCTGAGAAAATATTTATTTCAACGAATATAGCCTATCTTGATATTATAAAGAAGGAACTTCCTGAAATACCTGAAAAAAATATAATTTTTGAGCCTATGGCGAGGGACACCGCCGCATGTATAGGTTATGCCGCATTAATAATACAGAAGATATATAAAGACAGTATTATGGCAGTACTGCCGTCAGATCATCTTATAAAGAAAGAAAAAGAATTTCTCGAAAGTCTTAACTTTGCTTTTGAAGAAGCTGAAAAAGATGTTATTGTAACATTGGGAATAAAACCTTCCTATCCGGAAACAGGATATGGATATATTGAGTATATTAAAAACAGAAAGCCAAAGAAAAGAGAAGAAGACGCAGAAGAATGTAAAATCTACAAAGTGAAAAGTTTTAGAGAAAAACCTAACAGGGAAATTGCGGAAAAGTATATAGAGAAGGGAAATTACCTGTGGAACAGCGGAATGTTCGTATGGAAAACAGAGTTTATCCTGAATGAAATAAAAAAATATATGGATTCCCATAAACCGGTTCTTGAAAAAATAGAAAAAATGCTGGAAAAGAAAGATTTAAATAAATTTTATGGGAAAACCTTGAGTGATTATGTCAGGGAAGAATTTGAAACATTTGAAAAAATATCAATAGATTTTGGAGTAATGGAACATACAAAGTCAGTTCTTGTAATACCTGTAGATATAAGCTGGAATGATGTGGGAAGTTTCAAATCCCTGGATGAAATTTTTCCGAAAGATGGTAAGGGAAATGTGGTAAGAACAGAAAATTATTCAGAAATTGATTCAGAAGGAAACATAATAATAAATAAGGAAAAGGATAAAATAATAGCAACAATAGGGATAGAAGATATTGTCATTGTAAATACGGAAGATGCGCTGCTTGTATGTCATAAGGATAAAAGCCAGGAAATAAAGAAAATACTTAATAAAATAGAAAAAGAAAATAAATAGGAATAGGAAAGGGAAGAATCGATGGATATAAACTGCATTCAGGAAGCAAGAGGAGTATTCGACATTGAAATAAGTGAACTTGAAAATGTAAAAAACAAGATAGATGACAGATTTGAGAAAACAGTAAATCTTATTTATGGTCTAAAAAATAATAAGGTTGTAGTTACAGGTATTGGTAAGTCAGGACTTATAGGGAAAAAAATTGCCGCAACACTTGCATCTACTGGAACAAGTGCCATATTTATAAATGCTGCAGAAGCGCTACATGGAGATTTGGGAATGATAAGTAACGGAGATATAGTCATTGCGATTTCCAATAGTGGAAATTCTGATGAAATACTGAGTATTCTGACTCCTATAAAAAAAATAGGAGGAAAAATAATAGCCTTTACAGGAAATGAAAAATCTACGCTTGCAAAATATGCAGAAATAGTTATAAATATTGGAGTTGAAAAGGAAGCGTGTCCACTTGGAACGGCACCTATGAGTTCAACAACTGCAACACTTGTAATGGGTGATGCTCTTGCAGTTGCACTTATGAAAATGAGAAATTTTACTGAAAACGATTTTGCTAAATATCATCCGGGTGGAAGTCTTGGAAAAAGACTTCTTCTTACAGTTTCTGACCTGATGCATATGGGTGATGAACTACCTGTTGCAGGAGAAAATGAAGAAATTGAAAATATTCTGCTTCTTCTCACAAAAAAGAAAATGGGTGCAGTATGTATTTCAGAAGATGGAAAAGCACACAGCAGACTGAAAGGAATTATTACAGAAGGAGATATAAGACGTGCATTACAGC
Coding sequences:
- a CDS encoding SIS domain-containing protein, whose protein sequence is MDINCIQEARGVFDIEISELENVKNKIDDRFEKTVNLIYGLKNNKVVVTGIGKSGLIGKKIAATLASTGTSAIFINAAEALHGDLGMISNGDIVIAISNSGNSDEILSILTPIKKIGGKIIAFTGNEKSTLAKYAEIVINIGVEKEACPLGTAPMSSTTATLVMGDALAVALMKMRNFTENDFAKYHPGGSLGKRLLLTVSDLMHMGDELPVAGENEEIENILLLLTKKKMGAVCISEDGKAHSRLKGIITEGDIRRALQHKEKFFTYKAKDIMISSPVSISRDSMALEALHLMENRKSQINVLPVVEDGNVVGIIRIHDLIGLK
- a CDS encoding mannose-1-phosphate guanylyltransferase, whose protein sequence is MDKVVLIMAGGSGTRFWPLSTNERPKQFLDLVSEKTMIRETVDRVVKLIPAEKIFISTNIAYLDIIKKELPEIPEKNIIFEPMARDTAACIGYAALIIQKIYKDSIMAVLPSDHLIKKEKEFLESLNFAFEEAEKDVIVTLGIKPSYPETGYGYIEYIKNRKPKKREEDAEECKIYKVKSFREKPNREIAEKYIEKGNYLWNSGMFVWKTEFILNEIKKYMDSHKPVLEKIEKMLEKKDLNKFYGKTLSDYVREEFETFEKISIDFGVMEHTKSVLVIPVDISWNDVGSFKSLDEIFPKDGKGNVVRTENYSEIDSEGNIIINKEKDKIIATIGIEDIVIVNTEDALLVCHKDKSQEIKKILNKIEKENK